The nucleotide window TATGGCAAGCTCCCATCCCACGGATGACAGAATTGCACATTCCTTTTATTTCTCGATTCAAAAAGAAACATTCtccctcctcttctcttctcttctcttctcttccactCCGAGTATTATATATCTCGTCTTGCGGCAGAGGACCCTCTGTACCAACAAAGGGCCCATATAAGgagcggaggaggaagaggaggctgcGTTATCTGCAGCAGTAGATCGTGTGGTGATGGGTGTGGATCACTGGACTCTCGAAGAGGTCACCATGGACTCGGGCTTTCCTTCTGTCTGGGGGTTTCATGAGGTCAGTCatcgttcctctctctctctctctctctctctcacacacacacacacacacacgcacataaACTTGGAGATGGCTTCTCTTTTACTTCTGTTGGTGTTGCCGTCTGCATGGATCGGTACTTGTCACTGATGCTTTTGGCTTCTGTGTTCGCCTGCTGTTTCTGAAATGGGGTTCAGCTTTCCACGAGTGTTCTGTCGTGCTGTAAAGCTTTCGAGTTAGGCTCGGTTTTGGTAAGGATCGCCCACAAAAACATGTGATCTCGTGAAGAGAGGCTGTTTAGCTTCTTTTCGTTACAtaggggaaggggggggggggtttggtgAGTGGAAAATGTTGACCTTCGTCGTTCGTCCGTAGCCTTCATGTGCCGGAAAGATTCTTGCTACCTCATTATTCTGCTCGCTCGATGCGAACTCGTGGAGGTCTAGCAACTTTTAGATTCTTGCCTGGTACAAGAAGTTGGTGCCGAGTCGCCTTCCCATGGACCAAAAGCTTTTAGATGGAACCCCGTCATGTTCTTAAATAGTTGCTTCGGTTTCAGATCCAGTGTGGGGTGTGAATGATATCCAGCATCATCCTACCTTCATCGGTCGCCAATTTATGGTGTCTGCTGCTTGAATGTTTGCGTTAGGATCAGCCATGGAGTTGGCTGCTCAACTGGTGCAGTGATTCTCCGGTCCTTTTTCTGTCATCTCTGCTCTGTTTCTCCTCTCGCTGAATCGTATTCTGCTTTCCTTCCTTCCTCGAACAGGGCATCGAGGACTTGAAGCATAAGCTTCTGTGTGCGACGTCGGAGCTGGAAGCGCTGCGGGCCAATGCCAAGGAAGAGATACGGAAGAGCGAGGAGAACATCGAGCAGTTGATCCACCACCTCCAAGTGATCACCCACGAACGAGACGTGGCGAGGGATCAGCTGCAGCTTGTTCTCAACAAGATCACGCTGCCTGACAGCCCGCAGATGAGGCAAGCGAGAGGGAGTAGCAGCCTCACCGAGTCCGATAGCCTCTCGGGGGCTCCCAACCACCATTCTTACGGCGCATCTCCCGTCGATTCCTTCTTCGACAACGTGGGTTCTCCGGAACTGTCGAGCATGGGCAGACCACAGCGGCAAGCCTCTCAGAGCAGCCCCAATTACGACGGGGCATCCGCGGTGGTCGATGGCCTTGCGATGAGGAAGCCATTGCCACGCAAGGGGAAGCTGCTGCAAGCGGTTCTGGAAGCAGGTCCTCTGCTGCAGACCCTTCTCCTCGCAGGGCCGCTCCCTCAGTGGCGCAATCCTCCACCGCTGCAACCatttcaagttcctcccatggccgTCAAACTCCACAACGCTTCACCGCCCAACCAAAAACCTGCAGCGAACGCAAGCAGCAATTTGGCTTACGCTTCTCCTCCGAACGCATTTAACCGTGACACCCACGTTTACGGCCTGGCCGTGTCGAATTCAACACCGAAGAGACCGACGACCTCGCAATGTCTGAAAGGCTTCGAGGAGCCGAGGATGAAGAGACAAAAGACTCAATGTATGTGAAGGAGATGGTGTTGGCGTAGTTAGGAACCCATATAGTCTTGAGATTACAGTTCGTGTTGTGTGTTCTGTCATGTTCACGATGTAAAGAGCAGGATTTTGTGTTTCCTTATCTTTCTCTGGTCTGCCTTTTTCTGTTGTTTGCCTCGATGATGCGAAAGCTTTAACTTCACCAATGATATTGATAGAAGACTGTCTATTTCGTTTGTGTCAGAGCATGTTATAATTAACACCAAATCTTATCGATTTCATCCCAACATCGGTGTTCGAGCCTTGTCCACGATTTTTGCCGCATTGTTCTACCGTCGATCGTCGGCTAAAACACCTCGCACGAGCATTTCATCAAACAGGTGGTCCGGGAACGGGCTGTACCATACCGACTGATTCACAAAGTGGGCTGTACCACAGCCTTATCAAGAGATGCAAGTGAGCCCAACACCTCACCAACACCATGATGGTTCCAAGAATTCCACATGCGGCAAAAGCGACGGCGGAGGCCGACGATCGCCGTGGCGGAGATGCGGGAGCGGGGTGCGGTTAGGCTGCAACAATCCCCAGAGTTTGATCAAGAAGAGGTGAAGGATCGTGCCATCCGTGACGAGGACCCGTCGATGAATACACGCGTGCTGATGAGATGTCGGGCAGCCGGGGAGGTCGCAATTATCGAAAAATATTACATCTcaagtaatataaaaaaataatgatcgaAGATCCAATATGAATTGCACAGAAATAGGAAAGATTTATGTGATGGGACTCTTAACAATACATCTTGAAATCACAAATGGATCTATAATTTAGGTTTATATTGAAAAAAAATAGATATTAGACACTTGAAAGACTACAAATCCAATGGCTAGGGAAGCAATGATCTATGACAGGAACAATGGTAACCAACCCTTACTATACTGTATGAGCATCCACCAAGTGAAAGAATAATACCAGGAAGTAATGATAAATGGTGTGTTGATGGGGAGGTGACTAATCTCAACCTTCCCCAAAAAGAAAAGATGTAAGAAAGAAGAGCTAGAAACAGTTCCCTTCTCATTTACATGACCCCTTTTGGGTTTCTCACCTtatctaccttttttttttttctgtcttggTTGTGGGAGTGAAAAGGCAGAGGAATTGCTCTGGGCATCTAGAGTTGCCACACCATGATCCTAGAGCAGTCAGCTGGAATGCCCTTCAACTTGGTTTCATCTTCCAGGATGACTTCATGCACAAACTTGATTGAATCCTGAAATTAGGATCAATGTAGATGTAAGTGATCAAATATTAGAAACCCATAGCAGGTATGGAAGCCGTCGCGTGGATTGGCCACCATCGATTGGGACAAAGCCACGATTACCAGTCCTAATCGAAGGTCACTTGCGCTTGTCTTGCTATCGAGAAGAAAGGAGGATAAGTTGCTAAACATTTTCTCAGGCTAATAATTGAGGAAGGTTGCTGTCAGTTTGGTGGTTGGCACTTAATAACCTTTCAAACACTTTAACACTGAAGGACTAATATGAAATGAATGTTATGTATGCACAGTGACTTGCCAAAATTGGACAACAAAGTCAATTAATGATAAACCAAAGAGATCGAGGTGATGCATGAAGTTGCAAAGAAGTCTTAGCTACTAGTCACTAACTCATTACTTCGAGATCAAAGTAGGAAAGGAACATATAATAGCCTATTACCGTGCATGACAAAGGATGGACCAACAAGATCAAGGATAAACTTTTGTCTCTATTTGACCATTAAAGTCAGGTAAAGCAGAGTTGTTCTCTTTAACAACACAATGCCTCGTAGATCTCTATCACCACATGTCCGTCGTATGTGTGTCGGGTAGATAAATGCTCATACAAAAATTTTGCTTAAGAAAATCGTAGTTTAATCCTATGCAGGTAATCTTGAATAAATTTAACTTTTGGTGAAGCCCTGATCAAAAGCTAGCTAATCAGTGACAAAAAGGAAGTACATATCTGATTTTATGATCTTTACGTGACAGCAATATTGTCTTGTGATATTTATCAGAAAATGATAGGGACTAACCTGTGATGTGTCGGGCAATGAGGTAGGGCGACCCCACCTCTCGGGATCCCATAATATCGAGCTATTGAATCCAAAGCCAGAAATATTAATCTTTGGAGGTTTCTGGTTCAAGTCTGTGCTAGTCACCGACAACCTTTTGTCATCGCTCAAGTCCTTCAAGATCCACCCTTCAACCTTCGATGAATGACAAATTGGACCATCCAACGCTGCTCTCTTCCTGTTTGTCGACATGACTGCCACTGTCCATGTCCCAAAAGCCCTGGAATCAACTTAAGAGGGATTAGCAGCTTATTGAATTGGCACTTCAGAGGGAGAGTTATGAAAACGAATGTGCCACTGGGACAACTAGCATGACGGTTTTGAACAGAACACCTAAATCTAAAGCTAGATCACTGAAAAAGAAATCTTggcaatttttttgtttttcttcctaGAACAATTCCACAGAGGAGTTAAATCGAGCTTCTTCGAGAGAAGCGAGATCGGTAGAATTAGATTCCCCAATCAAATTCTATGTTTTCGGAgacgttttaaacaatgatggaaTTGAAAAAGGACAGAAGAAAAATATCTAGACTTTATTGGTCTTGTGATTTGTGAGACCTGGAACAAGGAAAACATGAAAAATACATTGAAACTATAATAGGTTCCTCAAGAAATTAGTTTAATAAACCTTTGTTATTTCTTTTGCCTTTTTGACGACAACAATAAATATTTCTAGGAAATATAATGGTCAGATTTCCCAAATACTGCAACAAAAAAAAGGCAAAACTACATCGGTAATCAATCAACAAAGCATACTGTTTCTTTCTGGCAAAGCTCATCCTAAATTAAACTTATGGGGGCATATGATACTTGGCGTATTTCGCACAGCACTTTCATCGAGTATACGAAGTAGATAAATGCAAACTACGAGTCCTATGAATGGAAGCCTCGTTGAACACAAAACAAGGGAAGAAAATTTGGGACAGTAACATCAGACATATAGCTCAAACTCCCTAAGTTTTAGTCGTTCAGGGAAAGAAGTCCATATTTTTCTACCCTCAGAACCTCATGATTTACTCACATACTAGCAGAATTTGGAAAAGCACAGGAGAAGAAAAGCACACACTGGAACTCGATTCCCTCACCATCATGAAAAGGAAAAGATTGTGAACATAGGAGACTTGAGGTGTGCAAAGATCTACCAGTGATTAGCAATCGAAAGGTCAAAGTCTGTAGAAAGAAACCAACTTTTTTGCTTTTTCTTCAGCAATATTTATTGAAGATTAGAGCTTCTCTCTCGATGCATCATCAGATTAAGATGCTGAGAGATTTCCACCGATTCCATCTTTTAGCTCTCCTCCCTTGTTATATAGTTAAATGCATTGAGATGTAAAACTATTCGCTTGCTGCTAATTAGCTtataagagaagaagaagaagaagaagggaaagggAAGAATGCTCATACTCGATCTCTCTGATCTCATCAAAGAATCTGAGATCGTAGACGTTCGATGCGGAGGCGAAGAGCACGATCCCAGCGAGACGGTGGTATTCGACGTGGCTGAGGGCGACGTTGCGCTGGTGGTCGGCCTCCGCCACGGGGTCGGTGAAATTCTCCTCGAAGGTCAGGTGTCTGTACACGACCCCGGTGGTCCGCAGCATCTCGGCGGTGGCGAGGGCGTCGGCGTGGGCTTGGACGACGACCCACAGCAGCGGCGGCGGGACCAGGCGCAGGGTGTGCGCCAGCCGCCGCAAGTACGCACCTTGGAGCCGGTCGTTGGATCGGGTGGTCGTCACAACGATCAGCAGCCGCCGCGACGGCGACTGAGGCTCGTGACCCCGCCCCACATCCTTGGGAGGCGGCGGGTTGGCGTCGCCCTCAGGCAGGACGGCGGCCGGGAAAGATCTCGGGATCTGGATCAGGCTCGCGTCGATGACCCTCTCCATGGGGTCAACAGGGGCGGACGGGACGACGCCAACGCTCTTGACGGGGCGGTGGTGGAAGAGGGTGGCGGTGCTGTGGGGCGCGAAGCCGGTGAAGAAGCCCATCACGAAGCAGAGGGAGAAGTGCACGAGCGCCTTCTTCAACAGGTGGCTCCTCTTCTTGGATCGATCCAGCGACCCCATCTCCCTCGCCGTGTCGAAGAAGAATATGGGAAGGCAATTGAATCTTCAATTCCTCGTCCAGAGGAAGCGAGGAATTTTTATACGCAGTGAAGCTGACGGCGGTTGCAGACAGACAAAGGAAGATGAAAGCTGCGAGTTTTATTGAGGATTAATACGAGGAAGGTAAATAATGTGTTGGTGGCCCCCTCCGTGTCTGTTAGTGTGGTgcggtatgtgtgtgtgtgtgtgtgtgtgagtgtgaGAGAGAAAGGGCAGCTAACTTTTCACGCTCTGAGGTCTCGAATCGATCAGAAGGGGCACCAAATCCCTAATTCGAGACGAGACACGCTCGATTCAGCCATCAAAGGTTTCTttgggagagagagagacggagaggaagaagaagacaaagagACGGTGCGAGTGTTGACTTGGGATGGATTGAAATCGGACCGCCTCCTAATTTGATTCGAATCCATTAGAACATTTCTTCCACGAAGGCTGAAAGATTACGTAAGTCAAATCTCCACCAGCATTTAGACCTCCAGGAATGAGAGAACATCGAagagcttcc belongs to Musa acuminata AAA Group cultivar baxijiao chromosome BXJ3-5, Cavendish_Baxijiao_AAA, whole genome shotgun sequence and includes:
- the LOC135581017 gene encoding uncharacterized protein LOC135581017 isoform X1 — protein: MGVDHWTLEEVTMDSGFPSVWGFHEGIEDLKHKLLCATSELEALRANAKEEIRKSEENIEQLIHHLQVITHERDVARDQLQLVLNKITLPDSPQMRQARGSSSLTESDSLSGAPNHHSYGASPVDSFFDNVGSPELSSMGRPQRQASQSSPNYDGASAVVDGLAMRKPLPRKGKLLQAVLEAGPLLQTLLLAGPLPQWRNPPPLQPFQVPPMAVKLHNASPPNQKPAANASSNLAYASPPNAFNRDTHVYGLAVSNSTPKRPTTSQCLKGFEEPRMKRQKTQCM
- the LOC135581017 gene encoding uncharacterized protein LOC135581017 isoform X2; amino-acid sequence: MFALGSAMELAAQLGIEDLKHKLLCATSELEALRANAKEEIRKSEENIEQLIHHLQVITHERDVARDQLQLVLNKITLPDSPQMRQARGSSSLTESDSLSGAPNHHSYGASPVDSFFDNVGSPELSSMGRPQRQASQSSPNYDGASAVVDGLAMRKPLPRKGKLLQAVLEAGPLLQTLLLAGPLPQWRNPPPLQPFQVPPMAVKLHNASPPNQKPAANASSNLAYASPPNAFNRDTHVYGLAVSNSTPKRPTTSQCLKGFEEPRMKRQKTQCM
- the LOC103986165 gene encoding probable beta-1,4-xylosyltransferase GT43A yields the protein MGSLDRSKKRSHLLKKALVHFSLCFVMGFFTGFAPHSTATLFHHRPVKSVGVVPSAPVDPMERVIDASLIQIPRSFPAAVLPEGDANPPPPKDVGRGHEPQSPSRRLLIVVTTTRSNDRLQGAYLRRLAHTLRLVPPPLLWVVVQAHADALATAEMLRTTGVVYRHLTFEENFTDPVAEADHQRNVALSHVEYHRLAGIVLFASASNVYDLRFFDEIREIEAFGTWTVAVMSTNRKRAALDGPICHSSKVEGWILKDLSDDKRLSVTSTDLNQKPPKINISGFGFNSSILWDPERWGRPTSLPDTSQDSIKFVHEVILEDETKLKGIPADCSRIMVWQL